In a genomic window of Zootoca vivipara chromosome 5, rZooViv1.1, whole genome shotgun sequence:
- the SLC16A14 gene encoding monocarboxylate transporter 14 isoform X3: MNEPLTTMKPFTTGPFIGLFINTCGCRKTAIAGGILTAVGWILSSYASNVHYLFITFGVTAGVGSGMVYLPAVVMVGEYFEKRRALAQGLSTTGTGFGAFLMTVLLKYLCMEFGWRNAMFIQGAVCLNLCVCGALMRPVYYKEEATEKSREENVSKSHAKALSCSAETLASNGILQEEGKEAKEGQGKEEKSDIFSELENKDVTRHWKNIYALCVLKTVSQLTLTIQKGFWTWYSSYFGAASLFTNRKFAAFVFWALFAYSTFVIPFIHLPEIVKQYGLSTQNDVFPLTSIIAIVHILGKVVLGIISDSPCVSAWNVFMAANFTLVFCIFILPLMHTYAGLAVVCALIGFSSGYFSLMPVVTEDLVGIKHLANAYGIIICANGISALLGPPFAGWIYDLTQKYDFSFYICGLLYMVGILTLLIQPCIGKIKPPPAKNTEGGKV, encoded by the exons ATGAACGAGCCATTGACTACCATGAAGCCATTTACTACCG GTCCTTTTATTGGTTTGTTCATTAACACCTGCGGTTGCCGGAAGACAGCAATAGCTGGAGGGATCTTGACTGCTGTAGGTTGGATACTGAGCTCCTATGCCTCAAATGTACATTACCTGTTTATAACATTTGGAGTTACAGCTG GTGTTGGGAGTGGGATGGTATACCTGCCTGCTGTGGTCATGGTAGGAGAATACTTTGAGAAGAGAAGAGCACTTGCCCAGGGACTCAGCACAACTGGGACGGGCTTCGGTGCTTTCCTGATGACAGTTCTGCTGAAATACCTTTGTATGGAGTTCGGCTGGAGGAACGCAATGTTCATCCAGGGCGCGGTCTGTCTGAACCTGTGTGTTTGTGGAGCGCTCATGAGACCAGTTTATTACAAGGAGGAAGCCACTGAAAAAAGCAGAGAGGAAAACGTTAGCAAGAGCCATGCAAAAGCTCTCTCTTGCTCTGCAGAAACACTGGCATCTAATGGCATCttacaggaggaggggaaagaggcaaaGGAAGGGCAAGGCAAGGAGGAAAAGTCTGACATTTTTTCAGAGTTGGAAAACAAAGATGTAACCAGACACTGGAAGAATATCTATGCTCTTTGTGTGCTGAAGACGGTGAGTCAGCTGACTCTTACAATCCAGAAAGGCTTTTGGACCTGGTATTCTAGTTACTTTGGTGCTGCATCCCTCTTCACCAACAGAAAGTTTGCAGCCTTTGTGTTTTGGGCCTTATTTGCATACAGCACTTTTGTTATCCCTTTTATCCATCTTCCAGAAATAGTGAAGCAATATGGCCTATCTACACAGAACGATGTATTCCCTTTGACCTCAATTATTGCCATTGTCCACATTCTTGGTAAGGTCGTCCTTGGCATCATTTCTGATTCACCCTGCGTAAGTGCTTGGAATGTCTTCATGGCAGCCAACTTCACTCTTGTCTTCTGCATTTTCATTTTACCACTAATGCACACATATGCTGGGCTCGCTGTGGTCTGTGCCCTAATAGGATTTTCCAGTGGATATTTTTCACTCATGCCTGTTGTTACTGAAGATTTAGTTGGGATTAAGCACCTCGCAAATGCCTATGGAATCATCATTTGTGCTAATGGGATTTCAGCACTCCTGGGACCACCTTTTGCAG GTTGGATTTATGACCTGACACAAAAATATGACTTTTCTTTCTACATATGTGGCTTGCTTTACATGGTGGGAATCCTCACTTTGCTCATACAGCCTTGTATTGGAAAGATAAAGCCACCACCGGCAAAAAACACAGAAGGTGGTAAAGTATAG
- the SLC16A14 gene encoding monocarboxylate transporter 14 isoform X1 has product MYASREDVGYDFEEDSKDRKKKLMANPDVDGGWAWMIVFSSFLVHILIMGSQMALGVLNMEWLDEFSQSRGLTAWVSSLSMGITLIVGPFIGLFINTCGCRKTAIAGGILTAVGWILSSYASNVHYLFITFGVTAGVGSGMVYLPAVVMVGEYFEKRRALAQGLSTTGTGFGAFLMTVLLKYLCMEFGWRNAMFIQGAVCLNLCVCGALMRPVYYKEEATEKSREENVSKSHAKALSCSAETLASNGILQEEGKEAKEGQGKEEKSDIFSELENKDVTRHWKNIYALCVLKTVSQLTLTIQKGFWTWYSSYFGAASLFTNRKFAAFVFWALFAYSTFVIPFIHLPEIVKQYGLSTQNDVFPLTSIIAIVHILGKVVLGIISDSPCVSAWNVFMAANFTLVFCIFILPLMHTYAGLAVVCALIGFSSGYFSLMPVVTEDLVGIKHLANAYGIIICANGISALLGPPFAGWIYDLTQKYDFSFYICGLLYMVGILTLLIQPCIGKIKPPPAKNTEGGKV; this is encoded by the exons ATGTACGCCAGTCGTGAAGATGTTGGCTATGATTTTGAAGAGGATTCCAAAGACAGGAAGAAGAAGCTTATGGCAAATCCAGATGTTGATGGTGGATGGGCTTGGATGattgtcttttcttctttcctggtGCACATACTCATCATGGGATCACAAATGGCCCTTGGTGTTCTCAACATGGAATGGCTTGACGAATTCAGCCAAAGTCGAGGCCTGACAGCGTGGGTCAGCTCCCTCAGTATGGGTATAACCCTGATTGTAG GTCCTTTTATTGGTTTGTTCATTAACACCTGCGGTTGCCGGAAGACAGCAATAGCTGGAGGGATCTTGACTGCTGTAGGTTGGATACTGAGCTCCTATGCCTCAAATGTACATTACCTGTTTATAACATTTGGAGTTACAGCTG GTGTTGGGAGTGGGATGGTATACCTGCCTGCTGTGGTCATGGTAGGAGAATACTTTGAGAAGAGAAGAGCACTTGCCCAGGGACTCAGCACAACTGGGACGGGCTTCGGTGCTTTCCTGATGACAGTTCTGCTGAAATACCTTTGTATGGAGTTCGGCTGGAGGAACGCAATGTTCATCCAGGGCGCGGTCTGTCTGAACCTGTGTGTTTGTGGAGCGCTCATGAGACCAGTTTATTACAAGGAGGAAGCCACTGAAAAAAGCAGAGAGGAAAACGTTAGCAAGAGCCATGCAAAAGCTCTCTCTTGCTCTGCAGAAACACTGGCATCTAATGGCATCttacaggaggaggggaaagaggcaaaGGAAGGGCAAGGCAAGGAGGAAAAGTCTGACATTTTTTCAGAGTTGGAAAACAAAGATGTAACCAGACACTGGAAGAATATCTATGCTCTTTGTGTGCTGAAGACGGTGAGTCAGCTGACTCTTACAATCCAGAAAGGCTTTTGGACCTGGTATTCTAGTTACTTTGGTGCTGCATCCCTCTTCACCAACAGAAAGTTTGCAGCCTTTGTGTTTTGGGCCTTATTTGCATACAGCACTTTTGTTATCCCTTTTATCCATCTTCCAGAAATAGTGAAGCAATATGGCCTATCTACACAGAACGATGTATTCCCTTTGACCTCAATTATTGCCATTGTCCACATTCTTGGTAAGGTCGTCCTTGGCATCATTTCTGATTCACCCTGCGTAAGTGCTTGGAATGTCTTCATGGCAGCCAACTTCACTCTTGTCTTCTGCATTTTCATTTTACCACTAATGCACACATATGCTGGGCTCGCTGTGGTCTGTGCCCTAATAGGATTTTCCAGTGGATATTTTTCACTCATGCCTGTTGTTACTGAAGATTTAGTTGGGATTAAGCACCTCGCAAATGCCTATGGAATCATCATTTGTGCTAATGGGATTTCAGCACTCCTGGGACCACCTTTTGCAG GTTGGATTTATGACCTGACACAAAAATATGACTTTTCTTTCTACATATGTGGCTTGCTTTACATGGTGGGAATCCTCACTTTGCTCATACAGCCTTGTATTGGAAAGATAAAGCCACCACCGGCAAAAAACACAGAAGGTGGTAAAGTATAG
- the SLC16A14 gene encoding monocarboxylate transporter 14 isoform X2, which produces MKVSRFSSSRREVTRGQSPFGPAARGSSAAVLPCSARGFLFRAFYAARSPQLLPGFCSRGATEEDTRSESRNMNEPLTTMKPFTTGPFIGLFINTCGCRKTAIAGGILTAVGWILSSYASNVHYLFITFGVTAGVGSGMVYLPAVVMVGEYFEKRRALAQGLSTTGTGFGAFLMTVLLKYLCMEFGWRNAMFIQGAVCLNLCVCGALMRPVYYKEEATEKSREENVSKSHAKALSCSAETLASNGILQEEGKEAKEGQGKEEKSDIFSELENKDVTRHWKNIYALCVLKTVSQLTLTIQKGFWTWYSSYFGAASLFTNRKFAAFVFWALFAYSTFVIPFIHLPEIVKQYGLSTQNDVFPLTSIIAIVHILGKVVLGIISDSPCVSAWNVFMAANFTLVFCIFILPLMHTYAGLAVVCALIGFSSGYFSLMPVVTEDLVGIKHLANAYGIIICANGISALLGPPFAGWIYDLTQKYDFSFYICGLLYMVGILTLLIQPCIGKIKPPPAKNTEGGKV; this is translated from the exons ATGAAGGTTTCCCGCTTCTCCAGCAGCCGCCGTGAGGTAACTCGCGGCCAGTCGCCTTTTGGCCCCGCCGCGCGCGGTTCCTCCGCCGCTGTCCTTCCCTGCTCTGCGCGGGGCTTCTTATTTCGCGCTTTTTACGCGGCCCGCTCCCCACAACTCCTGCCAGGTTTCTGCTCGCGGGGAGCCACTGAGGAAGACACCAGAAGCGAGAGCCGCAACATGAACGAGCCATTGACTACCATGAAGCCATTTACTACCG GTCCTTTTATTGGTTTGTTCATTAACACCTGCGGTTGCCGGAAGACAGCAATAGCTGGAGGGATCTTGACTGCTGTAGGTTGGATACTGAGCTCCTATGCCTCAAATGTACATTACCTGTTTATAACATTTGGAGTTACAGCTG GTGTTGGGAGTGGGATGGTATACCTGCCTGCTGTGGTCATGGTAGGAGAATACTTTGAGAAGAGAAGAGCACTTGCCCAGGGACTCAGCACAACTGGGACGGGCTTCGGTGCTTTCCTGATGACAGTTCTGCTGAAATACCTTTGTATGGAGTTCGGCTGGAGGAACGCAATGTTCATCCAGGGCGCGGTCTGTCTGAACCTGTGTGTTTGTGGAGCGCTCATGAGACCAGTTTATTACAAGGAGGAAGCCACTGAAAAAAGCAGAGAGGAAAACGTTAGCAAGAGCCATGCAAAAGCTCTCTCTTGCTCTGCAGAAACACTGGCATCTAATGGCATCttacaggaggaggggaaagaggcaaaGGAAGGGCAAGGCAAGGAGGAAAAGTCTGACATTTTTTCAGAGTTGGAAAACAAAGATGTAACCAGACACTGGAAGAATATCTATGCTCTTTGTGTGCTGAAGACGGTGAGTCAGCTGACTCTTACAATCCAGAAAGGCTTTTGGACCTGGTATTCTAGTTACTTTGGTGCTGCATCCCTCTTCACCAACAGAAAGTTTGCAGCCTTTGTGTTTTGGGCCTTATTTGCATACAGCACTTTTGTTATCCCTTTTATCCATCTTCCAGAAATAGTGAAGCAATATGGCCTATCTACACAGAACGATGTATTCCCTTTGACCTCAATTATTGCCATTGTCCACATTCTTGGTAAGGTCGTCCTTGGCATCATTTCTGATTCACCCTGCGTAAGTGCTTGGAATGTCTTCATGGCAGCCAACTTCACTCTTGTCTTCTGCATTTTCATTTTACCACTAATGCACACATATGCTGGGCTCGCTGTGGTCTGTGCCCTAATAGGATTTTCCAGTGGATATTTTTCACTCATGCCTGTTGTTACTGAAGATTTAGTTGGGATTAAGCACCTCGCAAATGCCTATGGAATCATCATTTGTGCTAATGGGATTTCAGCACTCCTGGGACCACCTTTTGCAG GTTGGATTTATGACCTGACACAAAAATATGACTTTTCTTTCTACATATGTGGCTTGCTTTACATGGTGGGAATCCTCACTTTGCTCATACAGCCTTGTATTGGAAAGATAAAGCCACCACCGGCAAAAAACACAGAAGGTGGTAAAGTATAG